One window from the genome of Amycolatopsis sp. NBC_01480 encodes:
- a CDS encoding transcriptional regulator: MTGQRTPTVDRGEQAERELGRLLEVGPFAEALRAAIRARGLGLERIRYRLRGRGTSLSLATLSHWQSGRCRPERPESLQALGYLEEILRVPEGSLRRLLGPPRSRGQYHQPAPPLG, encoded by the coding sequence ATGACCGGTCAGCGGACACCGACAGTCGACCGGGGGGAGCAAGCGGAGCGGGAACTCGGGCGGCTGCTCGAAGTGGGACCGTTCGCCGAGGCGTTGCGGGCGGCCATCCGGGCCCGCGGCCTCGGCCTGGAGCGCATCAGATACCGCTTACGGGGCCGCGGGACCTCGTTGAGCCTGGCGACGCTGAGCCATTGGCAGTCCGGCCGCTGCCGTCCGGAACGACCGGAATCGTTGCAGGCGCTCGGATATCTGGAGGAGATCCTCCGCGTACCGGAGGGTTCGCTGCGCAGACTGCTGGGCCCGCCGCGGTCCCGCGGGCAGTACCACCAGCCGGCACCGCCGCTCGGCTGA
- a CDS encoding LLM class flavin-dependent oxidoreductase — protein MTTKPFRFGIVSGFAPDLATWTAQARRFEELGLDTMLATDPVGDLDPLTLVPAAAAVTSGLTLGTFVLADPFRDHRQLGWAVRTLHQSTGGRFELGLGVGRPDAGVRAQALGRAFGSPGERIARLADTVAFLKETPDRPRLLLAGSGPKMLALAAREADIVTLSWLPRTTEAEADSIVDTFRELAGNRLSDIELSMNLMAIGDRPAPHIARFAGVDVPELVAGGAVTVLPENVAAAGETLLRWRERWGISYVTVNSGYAEPFAAIARPLRAPG, from the coding sequence ATGACCACCAAGCCGTTCCGCTTCGGCATCGTCTCCGGGTTCGCCCCCGATCTGGCCACCTGGACCGCCCAGGCCCGCCGGTTCGAGGAGCTGGGCCTCGACACCATGCTCGCCACCGACCCCGTCGGCGACCTCGACCCGCTCACGCTCGTGCCGGCCGCCGCGGCCGTGACCAGCGGGCTCACGCTCGGCACGTTTGTGCTGGCCGACCCGTTCCGCGACCACCGGCAGCTCGGCTGGGCGGTGCGCACGCTGCACCAGAGCACCGGCGGCCGCTTCGAACTCGGCCTCGGCGTCGGCCGTCCCGACGCCGGTGTGCGCGCCCAAGCGCTGGGCCGCGCGTTCGGCTCGCCGGGGGAACGGATCGCGCGTCTGGCCGACACCGTCGCGTTCCTGAAGGAAACCCCGGACCGGCCGCGCCTGCTGCTGGCCGGCAGCGGGCCGAAGATGCTCGCGCTCGCCGCCCGCGAGGCGGACATCGTCACCCTCTCCTGGCTGCCCCGGACCACCGAGGCCGAGGCGGACTCCATTGTGGACACATTTCGCGAACTGGCCGGTAACCGATTGTCGGACATCGAACTGTCCATGAACCTGATGGCCATCGGGGACCGGCCGGCACCGCACATCGCGCGCTTCGCCGGGGTGGACGTGCCCGAGCTGGTCGCGGGCGGCGCGGTCACGGTCCTGCCGGAAAACGTGGCTGCGGCAGGGGAAACCCTTCTCCGCTGGCGCGAACGGTGGGGGATTTCCTACGTCACGGTCAATTCCGGCTATGCGGAACCCTTCGCCGCGATCGCCCGGCCGCTGCGTGCACCTGGGTGA
- a CDS encoding metal-dependent transcriptional regulator, whose translation MGDGSVRRSSSVEDYVRVIYGLVERGEAVTNASLAGRLEVSPSSASGMVTKLSQLGLVAHVPYRGIELTAEGRLLARSVLRRHRLIETYLVSELGYTWDEVHAEADALEHAVSDCLVERIAAKLGNPVRDPHGDPIPAPDGSVEELPMRILDDLPPGAVGEIVRVWDTDPELLRYLTEHAIGLGERIEVVERQPFGGPMVVKVGQPPDAATHAIGKEIAQALSVAVR comes from the coding sequence ATGGGAGATGGTTCCGTCCGGAGGTCGTCGTCGGTCGAGGACTACGTGCGGGTGATCTACGGGCTGGTCGAGCGGGGTGAAGCGGTCACGAACGCGTCGCTGGCGGGGCGGCTCGAGGTCAGCCCGTCGTCGGCCTCGGGCATGGTGACGAAGCTTTCCCAGCTGGGCCTCGTGGCGCACGTGCCGTACCGCGGCATCGAGCTGACCGCCGAGGGGCGGCTGCTCGCGCGGTCCGTGCTGCGCCGGCACCGGCTGATCGAGACGTACCTGGTCTCGGAGCTGGGCTACACCTGGGACGAGGTGCACGCCGAGGCCGACGCCCTCGAGCACGCGGTCTCCGACTGCCTGGTCGAGCGCATCGCGGCCAAGCTCGGCAACCCCGTCCGCGACCCGCACGGCGACCCCATCCCGGCCCCGGACGGCAGCGTCGAGGAGCTGCCGATGCGCATCCTGGACGACCTCCCGCCGGGCGCCGTCGGCGAGATCGTGCGCGTCTGGGACACCGACCCCGAGCTGCTGCGCTACCTGACCGAGCACGCGATCGGCCTCGGCGAGCGCATCGAGGTGGTCGAGCGCCAGCCCTTCGGTGGCCCGATGGTCGTGAAGGTCGGCCAGCCGCCGGACGCCGCCACCCACGCCATCGGCAAGGAGATCGCGCAGGCGCTGTCGGTCGCAGTGCGCTGA